The Podarcis muralis chromosome Z, rPodMur119.hap1.1, whole genome shotgun sequence DNA segment AAGATCAATATCATTTCATATtacaaacatttattgaatatataaattGTTCAGACTATTGCGGTaatccacccagcactcatgAGAAAACGTGGTGTGATCTCagagtaatcaaatgaaactttaacatgtggcataataatataataataataatataataataatataatataatataatataatataataatataatataatataataataatataatataataatataatataatattgtcAGAACTAGctatttgttgtttactgttgtagcaattgttttctcaaaatttatcttctgtaccatgaaaataaataaaatcattatttaaaaaaatatgattctATATAACAATATACTTGGCTTGCTCACCGTTCATGGGTCAGCTTAGCCAAATACCATCTTCACCTACCTGGTGCCCTTTTGACACTTTGGACTATGACTCCTGGCAGCTCCAACCTAGCACATGTGTGGTGGCTGGAATTGATAGATGTAGTAAAAACATATGGGGGACACCAGATTGGTTAAGGCTGGGCAGTTCCTTCACATGAAGGAAAAGAGTGCCTTTAAAGAAAAGCGGAAAACATGTAGGCCCCAATTCAAGTAACACAGCATGCTGGCTAAGCCCAGTACAAGGGCTTCTGCTAGCATAATGGTGCTTTCTCTCCACTCCTTGTCTGtatttgctctggagggttgcCGAGACCCCCTCAACAGTGCACAGGGAGAAAGCAGgggatcattctgtctggcaGAACTGCTAGCATGGACAGAATGATCAGATGAGTGTGGCACTGAATTGCTCTCATACTGTTTTTGTATGTTACATACAGGGGTTGCCGCAGATAACAGTCAActgtgagggaggagggaggaataaATGCTACTGGATGACAGGGAGAAGGCAGAattgctcaacacctactttgcctctgtcttcacccaaaaggaaagcaatgcccaaCCTGATGATAACAGAATAAACGATGCAAGTAGGGAGCtgaagcccaagataggaaacAGGTCGTAAAGGAACATCTAGCTAcgttaaatgaattcaaatctccagggcctggtcagctgcacccaagggtactaacgGAGCTCATGGtcgtaatctcagagcctctgcctATAatatttgagaattcttggagaatagGTGAGGTCCTTGTAGACTGGAGGTGGAGAGATGTTGTCCCTCTCTTCAAaatggggaaaaagaagaagacccaGGTATCTACTAACCAGGAAAGGGTCTAGAACAAATAATTAAATGGTCAGCTATGAGTACTAatacccagcatgggtttctcaaaaacaagtcatgccaaacacatctcatttcttttttcaatAAGTTACAAGCTTGGTAGATCAGgtgaatgctgtggacatagtgtatcttgatttcagtaatgcTTTTGACAATGTCTCCCATGGtactcttgcagagaagctgataaaatgtgggctagaTGAGATAACTCTTAGGTTGATTTGTAATTGGCTGCCTGTCTGAACCAAAGAGtgctgtcctgggcccgttgctGTAATAGTACcagtctattctgccttggtcagaccccattGGGAGTActgggtccagttctgggtgccacaatttaagaaggatagtgacaagctggaatgtgtgcagtggAGGGCATCCAAGAtgaacaagggtctggaaaccaagctgtatgaggaatggttgagggagttgggtatgtttagccaggaaaagaggagactgagagcagccatgatagccatcttcaaatatctcaagggcttttgggtggtaagagctgtttgacagtggaatagaatGGTCTCTCTTGgcaagtggtggactctccttcatcggaggtttttaagcagaagctggataGCCAATGGCTTTAAGCTACAAGAAATACTAGACTGCAGACAGGCTTTGAACTTCAGCTTCAGTTTAACTGCTGTAAAACACCCAAAGTCCAAGGTGCTGCATAAACAATGCTACAAATTTTCACTCAGCAATATAGCATCCACAATTAGCCCTTGCTTTCCTTCTACTTCCTTTGGAGCTAGAGAGGTGGCCAAAGATCTTCCCTGTAGTCGCAGTGGGATTCCTGTCTCTTCCCCAGCTCCAATGTTGGGAGAAAGGCTGGTGGAGGCTTTTTTTGTCACTGTATTGCTAAAGTGCTTAGAAAAAGGATGGGCAGAAGCTAGATTTGAATCTACAGTAGATCTCTGGGTAGTTTATCAAATTTCTGTCCCACCCTTTGCATCAGTCTCCAGTTGGTGGATCTCAAAACTCTAGCAAAAAACAAAAGTCGACCCTCATCTAGAAAGCCTCAATCACACAGAGCCAAACAAGCAGCCTCCCAACACACACTTTCAGCACCAAACTTAACATAAAAAgagtcctgctagatcaggccaaaggcctatataatccagcatcctgtattcacaatggccaaccagatgccaagcaggacctgagtaccactctcccctcctgcagttttcagcTGCTGGTAagtagtttatttttaaaaaaattgaggggACTGGAGGAAGGTTGGGTTATTAAAACATCTGTTAAAATGAACAAATATGCGTAACATCCCTGAGTCTATCTTCACAGGCCAAGGACAAATAACATATGATGCTGTTTTATTCCTGGAAAGTTAAGCAAGTGCAGATGGGGAAGCTGTCTGAGTGACAGACATTCAAGGAAACACGTGGAAGCTACTCTAGGCTACTCGGAGTAAAGAGCAGTTCCTAAGGAATGAACCAAGTGAAAGGGAAAAGTAATGTTCAAAACCCAGCTTAGAGAGACATAAAGAACAAAACATGACACACTGTCAATTCACAGCCTGTGCCATTCCCATGGATTTTATTACATTTCCTCTGATCCTCCCCAATATAGCATCCACAGCGCACACCCTCCACACCTTCTGATGTCTTAACAACccccctgtgaggtatgttaagGTAAGAGAAAGACTGGCCTGTGTGTTTTATGGTGGAGACAAGATCGAGCCTTTCATCTCTTTTATTTAGCACTGCAAGGGCCCATCCAGGCCTCAGTATGTTACTCACGTGGCATTGGGGGTGCtattcctgcctccatccatcaaCTGGTCGTGTGTCAACATCACGGAGTAGTTCTCCACCAGCAGGTTGTCAGGGTCATCTGATTGGTCAGGCAATTTCCCCAAGGGATAATTTCCCCACTTCACCCAATCTGTGAGAGAAGACACAGATAATTCAGCACGATCAAATGCCTTTCACCTGGGGTTAGTCTGTTCATACGGACTATGAAAAAAATGTGGTACAATATTAttgcaaccacagagcctaggacttgccgatcagaaggtcggtggtttgaatccccgcgacggggtgagctcccgttgctcggtccctgctcctgccaacctagcagttcgaaagcacgtcaaaatgcaagtagataaataggtactgctctggcaggaaggtaaacggcgtttccgtgtgctgttctgctttgccagaagcggcttagtcatgctggccgcatgacccgaaacatgtacaccggctccctcggccaataaagcaagatgagcgccgcaaccccagagtcggtcacgactggatctattggtcaggggtccctttacctttacacaggaGTTCGGTTTCAAGGGTGCTGAATATACACGAAAAGCATGTATACCCAAACCCCTGGAACGGctaaggactgcaatacctcaaggactgcctcttcccatatgatcATCTTctcaggcccttctttgtgtgcgtCCTCTtcgaggtccagagggtggcaacacgagaacgggccttctctgcagtgcctccccgtctatggaatgctctctttagggaagttcattatacacctttgggcaccaggcaaaaacgttcctttttaaccaggcatttggttgatcttattgacatccaacacccttttagaatgttgcttggagggtgtgtgtgtaattgcttttggtttgattttaaatgttgtggtcttgttgtgaaccgccctgagacttctgggtatagggcagtgtataagttgaatgaatgaatgaatgaatgaataaaccaCCCAGCAGCTAgtgggtgagtggggggggggagaggggggcctTGCCCAgcaagcttaaaagctctttatgTGTGGGGTAACCCAAGTGGAGCTCTGCCCTGCTTGGATTTAACTTGCATAATTTCAACCAGCTTGCCTTCAACTGAAACTGAGCAAATTAAATATGTGTAAGATGTGATCATGCTGTATTCCCGGTTTTTCCTCTCCACAGAGATCAACGTGGGTTAGAATTGAGTTAAAATGTAAGTATGTTTTACGATGGATGGGAAACCTCTTTCAGTCCGAAGGCCACAATCCCTCACAGGCATCCTTCTGGTGTCACATGCCAGTGATAGGTGGGTCTGGAGGCAAAATTGTGTGAAGCCactttttgcatggctggaatgtctcCTACTCCATGAACTCAGAGGTTGCACACCCATTCCTCTctaccctccatccaggcaagcaatgaacattgcagccaggcaaaagcagggctggtgtggcctggggaaggtGCATGGCCTGCAGATGGTCTTCTGGGGGTCATATTTGCCCTTTGGGCTTGAAGTTCCTGATCTCTGCTTCAGAACATCAATAATCGTCAACCCTTCCAAACAAGCACTGAGAGACCAACTTCTTAACATATACAGCCTATGcatggagataataataataataataataataataataataataataataataaaattataccccacccatctggctgcattgCAGCCCACCTTATGGCAGGCTGCAACTCTACACTGGGTCAGCTTCAGAGTGAGACTTGCATCACTCTAGCCTTGATCTAGCTTGTTTCATAGCCTGGAGCTCCCCAGAAGACAAAGAGACCAATTGGGCTCCACAATGTTGGAGAGGATGCTCAGGAACAATCATGCCAACTATTCATTTCATCTTGGCATtgcatagaccagtgtttcccaaccttttttgggcaaaggcacacttgtttcatgaaaaaaatctcgaggcacaccaccattacagccccgtgacgtcagcgcgcagcgtcacgccgggagggacgcacgaaagtgtaagattcaattttttcccctcccccttgccttccttctgtgccaaccgccaaaaagccaagaatcgtggGACCgctggcggagggggggagggcgagcggaggcagcggcaagccccgttcctccccatccgccccattccatgcaaggagcgcgaacaggtgtgagaagggggtcaaacctgtgggtcggcgccggggaacctccaagctttgggggtgggggggaggaggcagcaaagcgaggcaggaaggagagcgcggcttggcgaagtactcggcggcgaaggccagcaggtccggcggccggtgccgcagcacctccaccgtgtagccctgcagcagctcagtcagacccggcgggatctcgatgctcatcttgtagccgaggcgcgcgggagactcaacggacgggcccgggagagagagagagagagacacgacggagagagagcgggagtccctgctcgccgtcaccaccgctacaactactgtggcggttggtcgtggtcgccgccgccgcccacctctatctatctctccccctcagctttctacgcgggcctcgagctggaggtggggggtggccgccgccgctttctccgcctccaagtcctgcctcctcctcctcaagccctccgtcagccctgagggaaccgccgcgctcgcgccgccgctctctgacacgcgagaaagagaaaggaacggagtggcggggtagtcgggggaaggaggggccggaatggaagcgcgaggcgagctgcgcatgcccagcaggaagtggcggagaacgccacagagagagagagagagaagcaagggagggcggggagtgggcgggaacacgcttcatgcgtcacaataacggacaagaggcgctcgagggatagattaggacctaatttgacttttacaaaaaaaaaaaaaaaaaatctttcgaattttccccacggcacaccaggcaacatctcgcgttgggaaacactggcatagacAATCCTGGATTGTCAGCTTTCTTAGCTGGAAATCCCCCAGATCATTCTAGAAACACACACAGTTCCATTAGTTTCTAAAGATGGGTTACCCCATCTTTAGGTGGGAACTACCAGTGTCAGTCCAAAACTTACCCAATGATGGTCTGACCTTGACAAGGGAGTTCATTGCACACTCACACAAATCCTTGGGTCCTTCCCTCATATCATTTCGAGCAAAGCATATATTTCCCTCATATCATTTTGATAAATGATATTTCCCTCATATCATTTCGAGCAAAGACCATATCAAGGGTCCAATGTGTTGGACCAATGGTCTAGATGAGAACTTTGACAATCTGTTTCTTCAGCAGAGCAGGGCAGCAAATGCAGAGCAGTGTGATTctacttgacccccccccccactttgtcaGTTGAATACAAACTTATATGTTGAGTTGCCCACAAACATCTAATTGATGCAGTGAATGAGGTGCAGATCAGTTCTGAGCTGTAAACACACTTCAGACTGAGCCATGATTATTTCTGGATAAACCAGCTCAAAATATCCTCACCATTCCgccccccaaaagaaaacaagtgtgtgggtgacacacacacacacagagagagagagagagagagagagagagagagagagagagagagagagagagagaaagagaaagagaaagagaaagagaaagagaaagggggagggagggagaatgaatgaatttggGTAGTTTCTAAATGAGTGGAGCATTGAAAGCAGATTTTTAATATCTCTTTGGGGCATGTCTAACACAACATTTCTGGAAACTTATTGGGCAACACACTGGGTAACTGCCTGGGAAACTCAATGTGTACTACTTGAGCAATAAGGAAATTAAAAAGATTATTAGAGAGAGCTGGAATTAATACTAAATCTAGTAACAGGTGCTTGAATGAGGCTGACTCAGCCTAGGGAAAAAAACAAGCAACATTCATAGCTCAGAATGATTCTCACAAGCCTGGGCATTTTGCACTGAAGACTAGACTGACGCAGAgaatactttctttttttaacattagAACTCAGCATCATCCAAAGAAATTGAATGGGCCACTCAACACACAAATTAACTTATAGGACTGCACCTGGGgtcctgcaggcaaagcagatatTCTACCACTGATAACTTACAAGAGAGggtcctctttctctccctccaccaaCTCATCCCCCCATGTGATTTTATCACCTcagaacataccgtatttttcgccccataggatgcaccgccccataggacgcacctaatttttttggggggggggaaataagggaaaaaaattatttcccccccaggtacggggcaggcgcgggggaagcccgagcttcccccgaccccagaacagcctgctatccgcaagcctagggagccgcgccagtctccccaggcttgcggagaggtgcacGAAGCCCGGGCgtgctcttcagcgcgcaccaggcttcggaatgcaggcagctttgcgctaccctccggagctccgcgcggcttcgcgccgggatccggagggtggcgcagagctgcagtaagccctggagcgcaggcagctctgcgccaccctccggagccccgtgcagcttcgcgccgggatcgtgagggtggcgcagagctgcaggaagccctggagcgcaggcagctctgcgccaccctccggagccccgcgcggcttcgcgccgggatccggagggtggcgcagagctgcaggaagcccgggAAAGCCTGAATtcgcccataggacgcacacacatttccccttcatttttggaggggaaaaagtgcgtcctatagggcgaaaaatacggtacttaggaagctgccttgtgccaaatcagaccattagtccactGTCTAAGGCAACAGCTTTCTATGGTTTCAGATGGGTATTTTCCaggcctacctagagatgcctggGAATGAACATGGGACTTTTTGAATGCCAAGCATGTGTTCTACCCTCCATAGCTCCTGCAAAGTTCTATTTCCTCTGATGCAGCAAAGGCCCCTGCTAGGCAAAGAATGAAACTGTGGGCTCAAGTGTCTCTGAATCACAGGTGCTTAGTTCCACCCTTTTCTATCTCCACTCAACTGTTTGGCTGTAAGTCGCTTTGGGCTGCCCAGGGTAAGAGGAAGTGACTCACAaatccaataataatattaacagtCACCACTGCCACTACCACCATTCCACATACTTGCAACTACTAATCATGATGTGTACAGATACTCAAGACAATGCCAGATGTAAGGCTGGAGACACTCCAGACTGCTTCTTgtttcttcccttccccagcAAACCAAAAGGCAATTTTTACCTGGGCTGACCTGCCAGACCGACCCAAGCAGAACCATCTTTCTCTCATCAAGATATCCAGGGTAGAGATGTGCTGCCTGagcttctccctcttcctcctccatctcttcttcttcttcaatatctCCCAGCGGCCACTCATGCTTTGTAGTTCTTTTGGCAAGCCCTCTGGCCATATTGCTCTGCTTCACTTGCCACTGTAAGCTCTCCACAGTATAAATAGGCTGCTTGCGGAGTTCTGGGATTGAGCCTGGGCTGGGAACGGTGTCCTCTTGGGTGTAAATAGAGGTGAGGTAGAGAAGCAATTCCTTGGAATCTGGAGGCAAAGGCTGATCCAATTTTTCCAGAATCCTGAGCCCGGAAAGAGAGACATGTGGAGAGAGTGTGATGCAAGGGCAGAACAACTGCTTTCAAATGAGTTGGCCAAAGCAAGTTAGTGTCTAAGAAGCCAGCTGGGCATAATAGGTGCCAATAAATTCCATACCTGCGAGTTTTATTTTTCTATCTCGGTGTGGAGCACACCAAACCACCACACTCCTTGCAAGTGCACCACACTCTCATGTGAACCCAAGCACAGAACTAAGCAAGATCAACTTGAGAAAGTGCAAGGGACAGAGAAAGGGAGGCTAGGAAGGCTTCATTTGATACCCAAGCCTGAGGATCCCCATCTCTGCCCTTGAAGAGTACTTCAAGTAAAAAGTCCCATCTCTTACCTGTGTCCACAGGGCAATGAGGAGCCAGTTCAGAGGCTGAAGTATTGGCTGCAAATCATGTTGGTTTCCTGAACTGACTCTTCTGCACTAACACCCTGAAGCCCAGGTCTCCACCACCGTGCATATTCCAGTGAATGGCTTACATACTTACATGTGCATGAGATGAAGACTCGCCCAGCAAGTAGCTTCTAGGCAACAATCAAGGAGTTTTTGCCACTGCAGTGAAACATTTTGAAGAAATGGCTCTGGGGTGCTTTCGCTATTTGTGTGGGAATGCATTGACTTTTTCTCTTCATGCAGAaccatgaaagaaaaagaaaagagacacTTAGCTGGCAAAGAAAGAGTGTGTAATCAAATGAGTTGGATTTGAAAAAGGAAGGCCTGGGTCAAAATTCCATATCTGCCATAATGTGGCTTTGGGAAAGTGTCACTTTGTCTCAGCCCCAGTTGTCTTATCTGTAAAATGGAGCCAAGAGTAGCTGATTTAACAGTAtgtgttttaaaacagaaaaacaagtaGATGGAGAGCCAGTTTCGGGAAAACCTCAAGGAGCAGGTTTGTCAAATTTTACTAACAGAACAAGGCATTGGTGGGAGCCAGACTGATCAGAACAACAGCAGTTCACTTGCCATCTAACAGATGGCTTTAAAtggtgattagacaaattcataggggCCAGTTCTATCAAAGGCTATTTGTCAAGTGGAACTTCCATAATCAGAAACAGCcactttgaataccagttgttgtgaGGGACAGCCATTGCTTTCATGCTCTGCTCATAGACTCCTTCAGAAGTTAGTCCCTGCTAAAATAAGAATGTTAGATTAGATGAATCTTTGGTTCAGTGCAGGACTATCCTTGTGTTCCAATTTTTGAGGCTTAAGCAAAAGGTATcattaaaaggaagaaaatgagggTGTAGAAAAGAGCCCTACAAGGAGAGCAACTCCTTTCCAGATTTATAGTAAATGTGACATTGCTTGGTTTTCCCATTCGCTAGTTCCCACAAAACTGCAAATGTAGTTGGCAAGGAACATTACTTCACACTAATGTGTGAATTAACACATTAATGTGTTCCCTCAACCTTCAAGGCTGCGTACACAGAAAGTGTATTGTATTGTACTTATTCTATTTGTCTTTTTTGTATGTggtatataaacacataaaataaatagcaaaaaatatttttccataTTGGTTTGCATGTTTTagatcagccttcctcaacctggtaccCTTCAGAAGTTCTGGCCTCCCACTCTCATGGCTGATAGAAATGGTcatcaaaacatctggtggggacAGTTACcttaaatgtttattattatttgttttattacatttatatcccacctttactccatggagctcaaggtggcatacttaagttctcctcccccctccccctttttatcctgtgtggtaggttaagctgagagcgagtgactggcccaagtgaaCTTCACTGCTGAGTGGGGActagaactctggtctcccaggtcctagcccaactctgtagccactacaccaccctggctctcaaAAAATGTTGCTGTTGATGATGAGGATTAAACAGCGCTTTCTGTTGCTTTTTATTCCTGAAAAGGGTACAATACTCACTTGATGGTGCGCTGGTCTCTAAAATTTTTGTGAGCCACCTGATGAGATAGTCTGACCGGAGTTCGGTAATCGAGAAGAATTTCTTCAGCTCACAGAACAGCATCTCGGCCAGAGTCTGTGTGAAGTCTCTAGAGTGCAGGCCCCTCAGGAGGGGGTACCAGAAGCAACCAAAAGACTGAGGGATTCTAAAATCCCAATCCGCGGTTTCTACACCACCaccaaggggagagaggaaaaaagttattcaaacaacaacaaccaggtaaTATATTGAACACCACCACATTCCCTTAATTTTCCTCAAGTTTTAAAGTTATATTTCTGCATGATTATTGTTACTACTGTTATCAGCAGGAGGGTGTAGAACCACAATCATAaggctgtatccaatgctagctCTACTCAAAGCAgagtcactgaaattaatagacatgattAACTCAATTTCATTAATTTGAAAAGGCAAGGTGCAGGGCAGTTTACTACTTTCTCATTCTGTCTTTGCCCCCTCTCCACATTCCACATAATTTTTGACTATGATGGCAACTGAAAGCTATTAATTTATATTACTTAAAAATGGTAATACGGTTTCCAGTTTGCTAGGATGTAGCacagatttgttttatttattttgagtggTCAACTGCTGAAACCATGTGCACACATCTGTCagccaaaagaaaagagaaatctaGAGCACTAACCTAGATGTTCAATATTCAAGATGTTCAGCTCTTCCGTGGTTGGGATGAGAAAGCCATCATCAAGCAACACTTCGATCATAGCCTCCCTAGAGTCATTACAAATCTCAGTGAGTTTCCTTCCTTCCGCTCTACCACTCCATATGAGCACCAGACACCATTGGTATAACCCAACCTTCTTCAATTATGCTTATTTAATGCCATACCATTAGAAAGAACAAGGCTTGAGTAGATTGCACACTTCCTCCTTCGCTTCTGATCTTGGTGTAGCTATTAACCTTAGTTCATTGGTACATTCCAATGGCCAAATGACTGTTTGCACCTGCCTACAAACTAGGATCCAATCACAAACCAGAATTTCTTCTCATCTTCATATGCTAGGGAAATGGAATGTTTTCCTTATGCCATTCCTGTgggagattagcagccaaacctaacaaatgcataTTCTTCCCACATAGCATGAGAAGGGGCTAAGTCAATGgagctgtattgctgataggcagatactcagaccatagaaatacaaGTGGTAGAAATGGCTctatgtgatgtcatttcccttcctctcttggaGAGGAAGCAACATATAgtacttcctgttcctctctctctcatcctttgACCAGCCATGAGGGCAGACGGGCCCTCCGCTTGCTCCAGCGTCAGGCATGTGCTATACTGCCTACgggatatttttttaatgctgccaTTGCTGTGAACCAATGCA contains these protein-coding regions:
- the LAS1L gene encoding ribosomal biogenesis protein LAS1L isoform X2 — encoded protein: MASGPSSTTPGWKQISWRKRPQSVVAWESKAEWDQVMVGLYCGDREIQQDALDRISAWKSRYGHRMPLAVECTADLIRCKLLDASGVLKSHELVLTYGLALVRFVNLITERKQKTVVIPLRRLAKELNIPVWIVNLRHDLTHGNLPHLDACQKGCDVVLEWLRQTYWSRQLANNLVRGYEEDEDEESPLAGTGFISSITEPEKLESLDCQENVMFQEKVVELLVSYKNQQFEVLQQQQDINQVCKLWYNSSAEIQWIVAQVKELFLENREAMIEVLLDDGFLIPTTEELNILNIEHLETADWDFRIPQSFGCFWYPLLRGLHSRDFTQTLAEMLFCELKKFFSITELRSDYLIRWLTKILETSAPSKKKSMHSHTNSESTPEPFLQNVSLQWQKLLDCCLEATCWASLHLMHMILEKLDQPLPPDSKELLLYLTSIYTQEDTVPSPGSIPELRKQPIYTVESLQWQVKQSNMARGLAKRTTKHEWPLGDIEEEEEMEEEEGEAQAAHLYPGYLDERKMVLLGSVWQVSPDWVKWGNYPLGKLPDQSDDPDNLLVENYSVMLTHDQLMDGGRNSTPNATSSEWGGSAAEGLLWTQSDLHKIKNDLQLF